From the genome of Altererythrobacter sp. BO-6:
GATCCCGCGTTCCTTGAGGTCTTTCACCAGGTCGCGGATGTCGCTGATCGAGAGCGGGTCGATCCCGGCAAAGGGCTCGTCAAGCAGCATGATCGAGGGCTTGGCCGCCAGCGCGCGGGCGATCTCGCAACGCCGCCGCTCGCCGCCCGACAGCGCCATCGCCGGGCTTTCGCGCAGGCGGGTAAGGCCGAAATCGTCGAGCAGGCGTTCCAGTTCGCTGGCGCGGGTTTCTGCATCGGGTTCGACCATCTCGAGCACGCAATTGATGTTCTGTTCCACGGTCATCCCGCGGAAGATGCTCGTTTCCTGTGGCAGGTAACCGAGGCCCAGGATCGCGCGGCGATACATCGGCAAATTGGTGACGTCTTCGCCGTCCATCAGGATGCGGCCCGAATCCGGCCGAACCAGGCCCATGATCGAATAGAAGCAGGTCGTCTTGCCCGCCCCGTTGGGGCCGAGCAGGCCCAGCACCTCGCCCTTGGCCACGCTGAGCGAGATATCGGTCAGCACCGCGCGCTTGTCATAGCTTTTCGCGATCGAGATGACTTCGAGCCCGCCATTGGGAAGTGGCACCGTCGCGCTCATGGCGGACTCGCTGCCGCTCGCTGCCGAAAGGGTCTCCAACTCGTTCATGGCCCCTGCTTTAGCATCCCCAATCCCGCAGAAAACCCCGTAATCGCCGAATTGGCAGGATTTATGCATGGGTTTCTGCTGGCGATGGTTAGCAGACTTGCGCTGCGGACCAGTCTCTGTGATACTCCGGAATCGGAGAGGGGTACTGAGGGGACAGGACCGATGAACGACGTGTATTCACACGAGGGGCGCGCAACAGGTCGCGAGACTTATGCCCGTGACTGGCGCAAGGCGATGAGCGACCATGTCGCCTATGCCTTGCTGGTCTATACCGGCCTGCAGATCTTTGTGACGGTCCATGCGATCAAGGGCGGATCGCACAGCATACTGCCTTACCTGGCGCTGGTTGTGCTGGTCGCCGGAATCATTCCCGCCTGCCGCTGGTTCGAAAAACGCTGGTCCGGGCTTTCCGACGAGCAGGCCGCCGACGAATCCTACCTCGATGCCTTCAAGCGCGACCGTTTGATGCTGTGGGGGCTCGCTATCGGACTTCCGTTCGTGCTGACCGGCTTGTTCAAGGGCATCGCCGCCGTACTTTAGGGCTTAGCCCTTCGCCCGCTCGATCGCCTCGACCACGATCCGGCGTGCTTCCTCGGCATCGCCCCAGCTGCCTACGCGCACCCACTTCTCGGCTTCGAGATCCTTGTAGTGGGTGAAGAAGTGCTCAATCTGCTGGAAGATGATTGACGGCAGGTCCTTGGTTTCGCCGACATCCGAATAATACGGGAAAGTCGTGTCGACCGGCACGCAGATCAGCTTTTCATCGCCGCCGTGCTCGTCTTCCAGGTTGAGGACACCGATCGGGCGGGCGCGCACCACGCAGCCGGGAATGAACGGGCTGCGCGCGATCACCAGCGCATCAAGCGGGTCGCCATCGGGCGACAGCGTGTGCGGGATGAAACCGTAATTGGCCGGATAGCGCATCGGCGTGTGCAGGATCCGGTCAACGAACAGCGCGCCCGATTCCTTGTCGAACTCGTACTTCACCGGCTCGCCGCCGGTCGGCACTTCGATGATGACGTTGAGGTCTTCGGGCGGGTTCTTGCCGGTGGGGATCTTGTCGATACGCATGATAATCTCGTTCTTGCGGTGCCGGCCCTCTCCCCTTCGCGCGGCACTGATTGATTAGAGCGCGCGCTCTAGCGCTGCTGCCTTATTGCGGCAAGTCGTTCTCTCGCCTAATCGCGCTCTCCATGAGCAAGAACACCCCGCAAGCTATCAGAGGCACCCAGGACATCTTCGGCGCCGATGCCGAAGCGTTCGCCTTCGTGGTCGAAACCTTCGAGCGCGTGCGGCGCCTCTATCGCTTCCGCCGGGTCGAAATGCCGGTGTTCGAGAAGACCGAGGTGTTCAGCCGCGCGATCGGCGAGACAACCGATGTGGTGTCGAAGGAAATGTATTCGTTCGAGGATCGCGGCGGGGATTCGCTCACGTTGCGCCCGGAATTCACCGCGGGGATCGCGCGCGCCTACCTCACCAACGGCTGGCAGCAGCACGCGCCGCTGAAGGTCGCGACCCATGGCCCGCTATTCCGCTACGAGCGCCCGCAGAAGGGCCGTTACCGCCAGTTCCACCAGATCGATGCCGAGATCATCGGCGCGGCCGAACCGCAGGCAGATGTCGAACTGCTGGCGATGGCCGACCAGATTATTCGCGAACTCGGCATCGAAGGGGTCACACTGCACCTCAACACGCTGGGCGACGGCGAGAGCCGCGAGGCCTGGCGCGCGGCGCTGGTTGAGCATTTCCGCGCCGTGAAGGGCGAATTGAGCGAGGATTCGCAGGAGCGGCTGGAGAAAAACCCGCTGCGCATCCTCGATTCGAAGGACCCGCGCGATCGCAAGTTCGTCGCCGACGCACCGAAGATCGACGCCTTCCTGTCGGACGAGGCACGGGCGTTTTTTGAAGCGGTCACTAGCGGGCTGGATGCAGCAGGCGTGAAGTGGGTGCGCGCGGAAAGCCTGGTGCGCGGGCTCGACTATTACCGCCACACGGCGTTCGAGTTCATTCCCGATGAGGGATCGGAAGCGGCCTCGAAGCTGGGTTCGCAGAGCACGATCCTCGGCGGCGGGCGCTATGACGGGCTGATGGAAAGCCTTGGCGGCGCGCCGACCCCTGCGGTTGGCTGGGCCGCCGGGATTGAGCGGCTGGCGATGCTGGTGGTGGACTCGGTGCCCCCTGAGCGACTGGAGATCGCAATCGCTGCTGAGAATGTCGAACGCGAGACAGATGCGGCGGAAATGGTTTCACGCTTTCGCCAAGCTGGTTTTGTCGCTGAAGCTTTCATTACCGGAAGTCCCCGGAAGCGATATGATAAAGCGAGAAAATCCGAACCGGCGATTTTGATTTCGTTCGACGTTAGGGATGGTCAAGAAACGCAGTCTTGGCTTTCGACTGACCCGACAATTGTTCGGGAAGAGGAGGCTCTGCAGCTACTGGAAGATCGCTGGAAGCTCTCTTGATCCACCCCAATTGTCATTCTGGCCTTGGCCGGAGGCCCGGTATCTTTTCACGCAAAGACGCAAAGACGCAAAGTGTGCATTGGAATCCAATCTTCTTCGCGGCTTAGCGCCTTAGCGTGATCAAAAATATTGGATTCCCGCCGACGCGGGAATGACGATAAGAGAAGTCCATCATGCAAATACCCGCCGAACGTCTTGACCAGATCGCCCATCGCTTATCCGAGCTCGAAGCGCGCATGGCCTCGGGCACGCTCGAGGGAGCGGCGTTCATCCAGGCCAGCCGCGACTATGCCGAGCTGGAACCGGTTGCGAAGGTCGCGGCGCAGGTGAAGGCCGCGCGCGAGGAAATCGCAGGGCTGGAGGAGATGCTCGCTGATCCGGAAATGAAGGCGATGGCCGAAGAAGAGCTCGGCGCGATCCGCGAGAAGCTGCCCGAACTCGAACATCAACTCGCCATTGCCATGCTGCCCAAGGACAGCGCCGATGCGAAGCCCGCCATGCTGGAAATCCGCGCCGGTACCGGTGGCGATGAGGCCGCGCTGTTCGCGGCCGACCTCTTCCGGATGTACGAACGCTATGCTGCGGAGCAGGGCTGGAAGGTCGAGCCGATCAGCATGAATGCCAGCGACATTGGCGGGTTCAAGGAAGTGGTCGCCAACGTCACCGGCACCGGGGTCTTCGCCAAGCTCAAGTTCGAAAGCGGCGTCCACCGCGTCCAGCGCGTGCCGGTGACAGAAAGCGGCGGGCGCATCCACACTTCCGCCGCGACCGTTGCGGTATTGCCCGAGCCCGACGAGGTCGATGTGCAAATCGAGGACAAGGACCTCAAGATCGACGTCTATCGCGCGAGCGGCGCGGGCGGGCAGCACGTCAACACTACTGATAGCGCTGTGCGCATCACCCATTTGCCGACTGGCACGGTGGTGACCTGCCAGGATGGGCGCAGCCAGCACAAGAACCGCGAAAAGGCGATGCAGGTGCTGCGCGCGCGGCTTTACGAGGCGCAGCGCGAGGCGACACAAGGCGCCGAGGCCGAGGCGCGCAAGGCGATGGTGGGCAGTGGCGACCGTTCCGAACGCATCCGCACCTACAATTTCCCGCAAGGCCGGGTGACCGATCACCGTATCGGCCTGACGCTGCACAAACTGGAAGAGATCCTTGCCGGGCCGGGCCTCGGCGAACTGGTCGATGCGCTGATCGCCGAGGACGAGGCGAAGCGCCTCGCGGCGATGGGTGAGTGAACGTCGCTGACGCCCTACGTGCCGCGACGCAAAGGCTATCGGAATCGAGCGACACCGCCCGGCTCGACGCCGAATTGCTGATGGCGCACGCGTTGGGCGTGCCGCGTTCGGACATGCTGCTCCGCCACATGGCCGATCCGGTGCCTGCCAATTTCGAGCAGCTGGTCGAGCGCCGCCTGATGCGTGAACCCATTGCCCACATCCTGGGTGAAGCCGAATTCTTCGGGCGCAGCTTCCTCGTCACGCCAGATGTGCTGATCCCGCGCGGCGATAGTGAAAGTGTGGTCGCGGCGGCGCTCGAAGTAGTGCCGGAAGAGGGCCGCTTGCTCGACCTTGGCACCGGTTCGGGTGCGCTCTTGCTGACACTTCTGGCGGAGCGGCCGAAGCTGGAGGGGGTCGGCATCGATGCTTCGCTTGGCGCTTTGGCGGGGGCTGCGGCCAACGCAGCCAGGCTGGGGCTCTCCGACCGAGCGCATATAGTGCATGCCGACTGGCGCGAAGTGGGTTGGGTAAACGGTCTGGGCCGCTTCGACCTTGTCATCGCCAACCCGCCCTATGTCGAGACCAGCGCTGAACTTGATCCCGATGTCCGCGATTTCGAGCCTGCTCGCGCGCTCTTTGCGGGCGAAGATGGGCTCGACGATTACCGCATTATCGTGCCGCAATTGCGCCAATTGTTGACAGAAACGGGTGTCGCAGTGCTCGAAATCGGTGCCACACAGGCCGTGCAAGTCACTCAACTTGCCGAAAAGGCGGGCTTTTCCGCAAGTGTCCGGCAAGACTTGGGCGGCCGCGATCGTGCGCTGATTCTGCGATAAAGGCTTGGCAAACGCGATTCGAGGCACTAACTCCGAATCGGCCCCTGGTTTGCCGTAGTTGCGAACCATTGCGCCAAGCTCCGCATTTTCAGGTTTTTGGGCAGCGCGAAATCGCCTGCCAGGGCATGCGGACAGGACTACTCCGTCCTGAAGAGCGGAGTGCAACAACAGGGGTGAGTTGACCCCCCGCCAAGTTTGGCAGTGTGGGGCATCCAGTGAGGATGGTTTTTCCTTGAACAACAACAATCGCAGCAATCGTCGCCGCGGACGCGGCAACCGCAACCAGGGTGGGGGCGGCCAGCAGCTCAACCGGATCGACAGCCGTGCGCGTGGCAACGCGCCGCAGCTGCTCGACAAGTACAAGAAGCTTGCACAGGACGCGCAGCACAATGGCGACCGCGTGCAGATGGAATATTATCTGCAGTTCGCGGACCACTATTTCCGCGTCATCGCTGACAACAAGGCCAGGCAGGACGAAGTGCGTGGCAAGCGCCAGGACGACCGCGGCCAGGGCGACGAGGACGAGGTAGAGGACGACTTCGATGATCGCCGCGGCAACCGCAAGCCGCGCGGCCGCCGGCCTGACCGCGACGATGGTCCTTCCGAAGGCGATCGCGCGAGCGAAGACGGCGACGATCAGGCTTCGGCAGCGGGTGATGATTCCGACGATGAAGAGCGTGAGCCGCGCCGTTCGCGCCGCAAACCGCGCGAGAATGGCAATGGCAATGGCAATGGCAATGGCCGCGGCCGTGGCGCTTCGGGCGAGATCGACGCTGCCGTTCTGCCGCCATCGCTTTCCGCTCGCGGCGAGAACGATGACGACGACGAAGAAAATCCGAAACCTCGCCGCCGCCGCCGGGTGCGCGACGACAGTGAAGATGGCGTAGAGGTGGTCAACTGATCCAGTGAGCTTAGGCAGCCATTGCTCCCATGCCGGTCCGGAACCTGACTGAAGCAGTGGCTCGCCTCTGGCAATGGATCGCCGCGCATGCGCGCTGGTCGGTGCTTGCGCTGGGCGCCGTCGGCGCGCTCGCCTATCCCCCGCTGGGACTATGGCCGATTGGCTTGCTGGCGCTGGCGCTGTTCCTGCAGCTGCTGCGCCGGGCGGAAAGCTGGAAACAGGCGGCATTGCTGGGCTGGCTGTTCGGCTGGGCGCATCTGACCATCGCCAACAACTGGATCGCCACCGCTTTCACCTATCAGGCGGAAATGCCGCCTGTGCTCGGCTGGTTCGCCGTCCCGCTGCTGTGCATTTACCTGGCGGTCTATCCCGCAGTTGCGGCGCTGGCGGCGCATCTCGCGGCGAGAAACAGCCGCACCCTCGCGTATGCGGGGATGTTCGCCGGAACATGGATCGTCAGCGAATGGCTGCGCAGCTGGGTCTTCACCGGCTATCCCTGGCCGCCGCTTGGCCTGATGCTGCTGGGCGATTTCGACAGCCCCGGGATTGCGCTGCTGCTGCCGTGGCTGGGCACCTATGCGCTGTCCGGGCTGGTCATCCTGATCGTGGGCCTCGCCATATGGCTGGTCGAGCGCAAGACGCGGATCGGGCAGGCGGTGCTGGCAATCGTGCTGGTCGGGTTAATGAACCTGCCGCTGGGCAGCTTGGACAAGGCTGAAGGCTATGTGCCCTTCGCCCTGATCCAGCCGCTGATCCCGCAGGAAGAGCGCGAGGATCCGAGCAAGTTCGAAGAGCAGTTCATCCGTACTGCGCAGCTCACCATGCCCGGCAATGAGGAAGCGCGGCTGGTACTGTGGCCTGAAGCGGCGATCCCCGATTACCTCGAAGATGGCTATCCGCGCCGCTATTACCTGGCGCGCACTGCTGCTGCCGACCCGGCCTTCGCGCGCCAGCGGATTGGCGCGGTGATCGGGGCGGAGTCCGTGCTGCTCGCGGGGCTGGTCCACCTCGACATGGGCCAGCGCAACGGGCGCCTTGCGGCGGTGAGCGCGCGCAATGCGGTGAGCGCGATCGATGGCGAGGGAACTATCTTTGCCAATTATGCCAAGGCGCATCTGGTGCCCTATGGCGAATATCTGCCGATGCGTCCGATCCTTGAGCCGCTAGGCCTGTCGCGTCTCGTGGCGGGCTCGATCGATTATGATCCGGGGCCTGGGCCACAGACAATCGACCTTGCGCGCTTCGGCAAGGCGGGAATCCAGATCTGCTATGAAATCGTCTTTTCGGGCCAGGTGGTCGATCGCGCCAACCGGCCAGACTACATCTTCAACCCATCGAACGACGGCTGGTTCGGCAGCTGGGGCCCGCCGCAGCATCTGGCGCAGGCGCGTTTGCGTGCCATCGAAGAGGGCCTGCCGGTACTGCGCTCCACCACTACCGGAATCAGTGCGGTGGTGGATGCCAATGGCGTGGTGCGCGCGCATATCGATCGCAACCTTGCCGACCGGATCGATGGCATGATTCCCCCGGCCCGTGCGCCAACGCTGTTCGCACGCCTGGGCAATTGGCTGCCGCTGGGCTGGGCATTGCTGCTGATCGCCGCATCTGTGGTTGCCATGCGCCGCCGCTGCGTCTAGGAGCCATTTTCACACATAAAGAACTCTTTATATCGAGGCATCATGCGCAGCGAATTCCTGTTCACGTCGGAAAGCGTTTCCGAAGGCCACCCTGACAAGGTTTCCGACCAGATTTCCGACGCCATCGTCGACCTGTTCCTGTCGAAAGACCCGGAAGCGCGCGTCGCCTGCGAAACGCTCACCACCACCCAGCTGGTCGTGCTGGCGGGGGAAATCCGCTGCAAGGGCGTGTATGAGAACGGCGAATGGGCCCCCGGCGCGCTGGAGGAAATCGAAGCGACCGTGCGCCGCACCGTCAGGGAAATCGGCTATGAACAGGACGGTTTCCATTGGGAAACGCTGACCTTCGAAAACCATCTGCACGGCCAGTCGGCGCATATCGCGCAGGGCGTCGACGCCAGCGGCAACAAGGACGAAGGCGCGGGCGATCAGGGCATCATGTTCGGCTATGCCAGCGACGAAACGCCCGATCTGATGCCCGCGACGCTCGATTACAGTCACAAGATCCTGGAGCGGATGGCGGCCGATCGCAAGAGCGGTGCGGCGCCTTTCCTGGAGCCTGACGCCAAGAGCCAGGTGACGCTGCGCTATCGTGACGAGCGCCCGGCGGAAGCGACCGCGATCGTCGTGTCAACCCAGCACGCGCCCGGCTACTTCTTCCACAATGGCGAAGGCGACGAAGCGAAATATTCCCAGCTGCGCGACTATGTGAAAGGCGTGATCGCCGATGTCATGCCGGCCGAGCTGCTGACGGAGAACACCGTCTATCACATCAATCCCACCGGCCGGTTCGAGATCGGCGGGCCAGATGGCGATGCGGGCCTGACCGGGCGCAAGATCATCGTCGATACCTATGGCGGCGCGGCCCCGCATGGCGGCGGCGCCTTCAGCGGCAAGGATCCGACCAAGGTTGACCGTTCAGCTGCCTACATCACCCGCTATCTTGCCAAGAATATCGTGTCGGCCGGCCTGGCGCGGCGCTGCACGATCCAATTGTCCTACGCGATCGGCGTGGCCGAACCACTGTCGATCTATGTCGACCTGCACGGCACAGGCAAGGGCGTGACCGAGGCGCAGCTGGAGCAAATCCTGCCGCAGCTGGTGCGGCTGACCCCGCGCGGCATCCGCACGCATCTGGGCCTCAACAAGCCGATCTATCGCAAGAGCGCCGCCTATGGCCATTTTGGCCGCACCCCCGAAGGCGAGCTGTTCCCGTGGGAGCGGACCGACCTGGTCGACCAGCTGAAAGCGGCGGTGGGCTGAGCCAGCTTAGCGCTGGCCTGTTGCTGGCGTGCTGCGGATCGGTCTTTTGCACTAGTTCGTTGCGAACCTCCCCGCGCTCTGCGAACACATGCGCAGGCCACGGGAGGTAACGATATGAGATCACTGCGAAACCTTGCCATCGCATGCGCTGCGATGATCGGCGTAATGCAACCGCTTCATGCCAGGGAAGCGATCGAACATGTTCCGGGCAAGGCATGGAAACATCCGCATGCCGCGCTGAGCATACCCGCGACATTGGCGGAATTGCCGCGTGTTTCCGGCATTTCCTATACCGACGACTATCTCGATATCGGCTTTACGTTCTTGAAGGGCTCGGACGAGATCACCCTCTACGTTTACCGCAATACCAATGGTGCGGTGCCGATCTGGTTTGCCCAGGCCCAGGACATGATCGAAGCGCGCGACCAATATGCCCGGCCGCAATTGGCGGGCCCGGTCGAAGCGATCAAACCGGCGGGTTCTCGCACGGCCTCGGGGCTGAAGGCGATCTATCAGCCCGGAGCAGATTCATCTTACGCCAGCACTGGCCTTGTCTTGTTCGCGACGGGCGAATGGTACGTCAAACTGCGGGCATCGTCAGATACCCTGTCGGTCGAACAGCTGTCGGCCCTGCTCGATAGGGCGGTCTCCGAACTGGCGGTGCCAAAGGGCGCAGCCGCCGGACCCTCCGCGATGCCGATTGAAGACTGCAAGACCCAGCTGGCCTATAGCGACAGCACACAGAACGCCCCGAAAGATCCTGCGGCAAACCTGTTGGGCGGCCTCATGGCCAAGATGACCAGCGAGAAGGCTTCGGCGGCAGGAAAGGGCGCTGGCGAGGATGCCCCGGCGCTTCAATGGTGTCGCGACAGCCGGGTCAGGCCGGGACTGGCGGCATATCGGCATCCCGATAATGATGACTACTATCTGCTGGCGGTTGGTGACAACGGCAATGCCCTGTCTGTCGGGCCTGACGCTGCGGCGGCAGTGCTGGCCGCCGAAAACAAGCGCGACATGGGCGAACGCTATTCGGTTACACTGATTCAGGCCGCAAAGAATTCGACCTTGCCGGCACAGGATGGCTTCCCGTCACCGCGGCGCGCCTTTGAAATCCTCAATCGGGAAAGCTTCACCACATCGGTCTCGACCTGGGGCGATTCCGGCACGCTCCAGATTGGCAAGGACTTGCTGGAATAGCTTGCCCAGCTGTCAGTCGTCGTCCTCGCCCAGCATCGGCGAAGGGCGGTCGAGCGCCAGTTCTGCATCGGAGAAGGTGAAGGGGCTGCGCACGCCGGGCAGCCCGTCGAGATCGACCCGCATACCGCGTGCAACCACCTGCGGGTCGGCAAAGACCTGATCGATCGCATGGATCGGCCCGGCGGGGATGCCATGTTCATGGCATTGCTGGAGCAGCTCAGCTCGCGGGTGCTTGGCGGTCTCGGCGGCGATCATGGCGTCAAGTTCGGCGCGGTTGGCGATCCGCGCTTCATTGGTGGCAAAGCGCGGTTCTTCCAGCAAATCGTCGCGACCGAGAACCTTGAGCAGCTTGCGGAACAATCCGTCGTTGGCGGGGGCGAGGATCAGCGGATCGTCAGCGGTTGGGAATACGCCATAGGCGCTCACCTGCGCATGCTCATTGCCCATGCGCGGCGGATTTTCCCCGGTGGTCAAGTAATGCATGGCCTGGCTGGCGAGCAGCCCGACAGAGCAGTCGAGCAGGCTCATATCGACATGCTGGCCCCTGCCGGTGCGGGTGCGCATCGCCAACGCGGCCTGGATGCCGATGACCGAATAGAGCCCGCAGGTCAGGTCCGAGATCGAGATGCCCATCTTCATCGGCTGGCCATTGGGCTCGCCGGTCAGCGCCATGAAACCGCTCATCCCCTGGATCACGAAATCGTAGCCCGCTTCGTGCGCGCGGGGGCCGGTCTGGCCGAAGCCGGTGATCGAGCAATAGACGAGCCGCGGATTTGCCGCGGCGAGCGCGGGGTAGTCCAGCCCGAACTTCGCAAGGCTGCCGGTCTTGAAGTTCTCGACCACCACATCGGCGCCGGCGATCAGGGCCTTGACCCGGGCAAGATCATCCGCGTTGCCGAAATCCGCAACGATCGAACGCTTGCCGCGATTGGTGGCGTGGTAATAGGCCGCCTCGCGGCGCGGCTCGCCATCAGGCCCTGTGCGCTCGACCCAGGGCGGCCCCCATTTGCGGGTGCCGTCGCCGTCGGGGCCTTCTACCTTGATCACGTCCGCGCCAAGGTCGGCCAGGATCTGCCCGGCCCATGGCCCGGCAAGCACGCGCGCCAGCTCGACCACCTTGAGCCCGGCGAGCGGAGAAGCCGAATTGCGGGGTTCGTCGAGCCACATGGCCGTGCCTTAAAGCGCCACCTCGTAATGCGCCGTCGTCTTCGCGGCGATTTCGTCTGCCGTCACGCCGGGCGCCAGTTCGATCAGGCGGAACGGGCTGGAATGGTCGGGGCGGTGGAACACGCCGAGGTCAGTCACGATCATGTCGACCACGTTCTTGCCGGTCAGCGGCAGGGTGCAGGCGGGGATGAACTTCGGGCTGCCATCCTTGGCGTTATGGTCCATTACGACGATGATCTTCTTGACCCCGGCAACGAGGTCCATTGCGCCGCCCATGCCCTTGATCATCTTGCCGGGGATCATCCAGTTGGCGATGTCTCCATTCTCAGCCACTTCCATCGCGCCCAGCACGGTCAGGTCGATATGCCCGCCGCGGATCATCGCAAAGCTTTGCGCACTGTCAAAATAGGCGCTGTGCGGCAGCTCGCTGATGGTTTGTTTGCCGGCATTGATCAGGTCGGGATCGACCTCGTCGTCATAAGGGAAGGGGCCAATTCCCAGCATGCCGTTTTCGCTTTGCAGCGTTACCTGCATGCCGGCCGGGATATGGTTGGCGACCAGCGTGGGGATGCCGATGCCAAGGTTGACGTAATAGCCGTCTTGCAGTTCCTGCGCTGCGCGCGCGGCCATCTGGTTGCGATCCCAGGGCATTAGGCGATCTCCCTTTCACGGACCGTTCTGAACTCGATCTTCTTGTCGTAGGGTGCACCCACGATCATCCGGTTCACATAGACGCCGGGCAGGTGAATGCAGTCGGGATCGAGCGAACCGGCAGGCACCACTTTCTCCACTTCGACCACGCAAACCTTGCCGCAAGTGGCAGCCGGCACGTTGAAATTACGCGCCGTCTTGCGGAACACGACATTGCCGGTTTCGTCCGCCTTCCACGCCTTCACGATCGACAGATCGGCGAAGATGCCGTGTTCGAGGATATAATCCTCGCCGTTGAACTGCTTCACTTCCTTGCCTTCGGCGACCTGAGTGCCGACCCCGGTCTTGGTGTAAAAGCCGGGAATACCCGCGCCGCCCGCACGCATGCGTTCGGCCAGCGTGCCTTGCGGGCAGAATTCGACCTCCAGCTCGCCCGACAGGAATTGCCGTTCGAATTCCTTGTTCTCGCCGACATAGGACGAGATCATCTTTTTGACCTGCCGCGTGCGCAGCAGCATGCCGATGCCTTCGTTGTCGATCCCGGCATTGTTGCTGGCGAAAGTCAGGCCCTTCACCCCGCTGTCGCGGATCGCCACCAGCAGCCGCTCAGGGATGCCGCACAGGCCAAAGCCGCCGCTGGCAATCAGCATGTCGTCGCGCAGCAGGCCGTCAAGCGCGGCGGCGGCATCGGGATAAAGCTTCTGCATGATTTCCTCTTGTTACA
Proteins encoded in this window:
- the prmC gene encoding peptide chain release factor N(5)-glutamine methyltransferase, giving the protein MNVADALRAATQRLSESSDTARLDAELLMAHALGVPRSDMLLRHMADPVPANFEQLVERRLMREPIAHILGEAEFFGRSFLVTPDVLIPRGDSESVVAAALEVVPEEGRLLDLGTGSGALLLTLLAERPKLEGVGIDASLGALAGAAANAARLGLSDRAHIVHADWREVGWVNGLGRFDLVIANPPYVETSAELDPDVRDFEPARALFAGEDGLDDYRIIVPQLRQLLTETGVAVLEIGATQAVQVTQLAEKAGFSASVRQDLGGRDRALILR
- the ppa gene encoding inorganic diphosphatase, producing the protein MRIDKIPTGKNPPEDLNVIIEVPTGGEPVKYEFDKESGALFVDRILHTPMRYPANYGFIPHTLSPDGDPLDALVIARSPFIPGCVVRARPIGVLNLEDEHGGDEKLICVPVDTTFPYYSDVGETKDLPSIIFQQIEHFFTHYKDLEAEKWVRVGSWGDAEEARRIVVEAIERAKG
- a CDS encoding DUF4167 domain-containing protein → MNNNNRSNRRRGRGNRNQGGGGQQLNRIDSRARGNAPQLLDKYKKLAQDAQHNGDRVQMEYYLQFADHYFRVIADNKARQDEVRGKRQDDRGQGDEDEVEDDFDDRRGNRKPRGRRPDRDDGPSEGDRASEDGDDQASAAGDDSDDEEREPRRSRRKPRENGNGNGNGNGRGRGASGEIDAAVLPPSLSARGENDDDDEENPKPRRRRRVRDDSEDGVEVVN
- the metK gene encoding methionine adenosyltransferase, translating into MRSEFLFTSESVSEGHPDKVSDQISDAIVDLFLSKDPEARVACETLTTTQLVVLAGEIRCKGVYENGEWAPGALEEIEATVRRTVREIGYEQDGFHWETLTFENHLHGQSAHIAQGVDASGNKDEGAGDQGIMFGYASDETPDLMPATLDYSHKILERMAADRKSGAAPFLEPDAKSQVTLRYRDERPAEATAIVVSTQHAPGYFFHNGEGDEAKYSQLRDYVKGVIADVMPAELLTENTVYHINPTGRFEIGGPDGDAGLTGRKIIVDTYGGAAPHGGGAFSGKDPTKVDRSAAYITRYLAKNIVSAGLARRCTIQLSYAIGVAEPLSIYVDLHGTGKGVTEAQLEQILPQLVRLTPRGIRTHLGLNKPIYRKSAAYGHFGRTPEGELFPWERTDLVDQLKAAVG
- the lptB gene encoding LPS export ABC transporter ATP-binding protein, which gives rise to MNELETLSAASGSESAMSATVPLPNGGLEVISIAKSYDKRAVLTDISLSVAKGEVLGLLGPNGAGKTTCFYSIMGLVRPDSGRILMDGEDVTNLPMYRRAILGLGYLPQETSIFRGMTVEQNINCVLEMVEPDAETRASELERLLDDFGLTRLRESPAMALSGGERRRCEIARALAAKPSIMLLDEPFAGIDPLSISDIRDLVKDLKERGIGVLITDHNVRETLDIVDRACIIYGGQVLFAGSPQDLVADENVRRLYLGEGFTL
- the prfA gene encoding peptide chain release factor 1, with product MQIPAERLDQIAHRLSELEARMASGTLEGAAFIQASRDYAELEPVAKVAAQVKAAREEIAGLEEMLADPEMKAMAEEELGAIREKLPELEHQLAIAMLPKDSADAKPAMLEIRAGTGGDEAALFAADLFRMYERYAAEQGWKVEPISMNASDIGGFKEVVANVTGTGVFAKLKFESGVHRVQRVPVTESGGRIHTSAATVAVLPEPDEVDVQIEDKDLKIDVYRASGAGGQHVNTTDSAVRITHLPTGTVVTCQDGRSQHKNREKAMQVLRARLYEAQREATQGAEAEARKAMVGSGDRSERIRTYNFPQGRVTDHRIGLTLHKLEEILAGPGLGELVDALIAEDEAKRLAAMGE
- the hisS gene encoding histidine--tRNA ligase, which codes for MSKNTPQAIRGTQDIFGADAEAFAFVVETFERVRRLYRFRRVEMPVFEKTEVFSRAIGETTDVVSKEMYSFEDRGGDSLTLRPEFTAGIARAYLTNGWQQHAPLKVATHGPLFRYERPQKGRYRQFHQIDAEIIGAAEPQADVELLAMADQIIRELGIEGVTLHLNTLGDGESREAWRAALVEHFRAVKGELSEDSQERLEKNPLRILDSKDPRDRKFVADAPKIDAFLSDEARAFFEAVTSGLDAAGVKWVRAESLVRGLDYYRHTAFEFIPDEGSEAASKLGSQSTILGGGRYDGLMESLGGAPTPAVGWAAGIERLAMLVVDSVPPERLEIAIAAENVERETDAAEMVSRFRQAGFVAEAFITGSPRKRYDKARKSEPAILISFDVRDGQETQSWLSTDPTIVREEEALQLLEDRWKLS
- the lnt gene encoding apolipoprotein N-acyltransferase, with product MPVRNLTEAVARLWQWIAAHARWSVLALGAVGALAYPPLGLWPIGLLALALFLQLLRRAESWKQAALLGWLFGWAHLTIANNWIATAFTYQAEMPPVLGWFAVPLLCIYLAVYPAVAALAAHLAARNSRTLAYAGMFAGTWIVSEWLRSWVFTGYPWPPLGLMLLGDFDSPGIALLLPWLGTYALSGLVILIVGLAIWLVERKTRIGQAVLAIVLVGLMNLPLGSLDKAEGYVPFALIQPLIPQEEREDPSKFEEQFIRTAQLTMPGNEEARLVLWPEAAIPDYLEDGYPRRYYLARTAAADPAFARQRIGAVIGAESVLLAGLVHLDMGQRNGRLAAVSARNAVSAIDGEGTIFANYAKAHLVPYGEYLPMRPILEPLGLSRLVAGSIDYDPGPGPQTIDLARFGKAGIQICYEIVFSGQVVDRANRPDYIFNPSNDGWFGSWGPPQHLAQARLRAIEEGLPVLRSTTTGISAVVDANGVVRAHIDRNLADRIDGMIPPARAPTLFARLGNWLPLGWALLLIAASVVAMRRRCV